Proteins from a single region of Cydia strobilella chromosome 2, ilCydStro3.1, whole genome shotgun sequence:
- the LOC134754278 gene encoding transmembrane protease serine 9-like, translating to MLRALCCLAVIAAASACKPCTCGVARGARVIGGGPAVPGEFPWLAALRKDGKFICGATVVAVDHLLTASHCVQGVEASRLNVLVGEYDVNESQSEGFRVAHVLQHPDFNSYTYDNDIAVLRLAEPLPGHLFRPACLPENGDLLIGADAVVSGWGSTEEKGPTSNIPMKVEVKIWEQEECSTAGYGRRKVTPRMLCANAPERDSCTGDSGGPLILARPHHTLVGIVSWGRGCARPGYPGVYTRVTRFLPWLKVALRHACSCSAPHY from the exons ATGCTCCGTGCCTTGTGTTGCCTCGCCGTCATCGCCGCAGCCTCCGCCTGCAAGCCCTGCA CGTGCGGGGTGGCACGTGGTGCGCGCGTCATCGGAGGCGGGCCCGCGGTGCCGGGAGAGTTCCCGTGGCTGGCTGCGCTGCGCAAGGACGGCAAGTTCATCTGCGGGGCCACCGTCGTCGCCGTTGACCACCTGTTGACCGCCTCGCACTGTGTGCAGGG GGTTGAAGCGTCCAGGCTAAACGTGCTTGTGGGAGAGTACGACGTAAACGAGTCGCAGTCGGAGGGGTTCCGCGTGGCGCACGTACTCCAACACCCAGACTTCAACAGCTACACTTACGACAACGACATCGCCGTGCTGCGCCTGGCCGAGCCACTGCCAGGCCACCTCTTCCGACCAGCCTGCTTGCCCG AAAACGGAGATCTCCTCATTGGTGCCGATGCCGTCGTATCTGGATGGGGTAGCACCGAAGAAAAAGGACCTACATCTAACATACCCATGAAA GTGGAAGTAAAGATCTGGGAACAAGAAGAATGCTCGACGGCAGGGTACGGTCGGCGTAAGGTGACTCCGCGCATGCTGTGCGCCAACGCGCCCGAGCGGGACTCGTGCACCGGCGACTCGGGCGGGCCGCTCATACTGGCGCGCCCGCACCACACCCTAGTCG GCATAGTGTCATGGGGGCGCGGCTGCGCGCGGCCGGGCTACCCCGGCGTGTACACGCGCGTCACCCGCTTCTTGCCGTGGCTAAAGGTCGCGCTGCGCCACGCCTGCTCCTGCTCGGCGCCACACTACTGA